A genomic stretch from Rhodomicrobium vannielii ATCC 17100 includes:
- the leuS gene encoding leucine--tRNA ligase: protein MAQERYNAPEREKHWQGIWEEQQTFLTSTDRSRPKYYVLEMFPYPSGRIHVGHVRNYTMGDVVARYKRARGFNVLHPFGWDAFGLPAENAAIQKGINPREWTYENIEAMRTQLKRIGLSLDWTREFATCDPEYYHQQQRIFLAFREKGLVYRKKSKVNWDPVDHTVLANEQVIDGRGWRSGALVEQKELAQWFFKITHYADDLLDGLDTLDKWPDKVRLMQRNWIGKSQGLLMRFNLSGEKVPADFGSVQVFTTRPDTIFGASFIGISPEHPLAKELAKTDANLADFIEDCRRIGTAQEDIDRAEKKGYDTGIVAAHPFRSTTKLPVYVANFILMDYGTGAIFGCPAHDQRDLDFARKYNLKVKAVVIPDDADPAEFKVGDEAYTGPGRLQNSSFLNGMSVEDAKEEVAQRLAKRNMGEKKTSFRLRDWGVSRQRYWGCPIPVIHCDKCGVVPVPDEDLPVRLPDDVSFDKPGNPLDHHPTWKHVKCPTCGGKATRETDTFDTFVDSSWYFARFTAPHAAEPVESAQADYWLPVDQYIGGVEHAILHLLYARFFTRAMKDCGYLGLAEPFNALFTQGMVLHETYFDEKQNWLAPDEVKIETENGARKAFRIDGGQEPISIGSIEKMSKSKKNTIDPDVFTQHYGADVARWFVLSDSPPERDVVWTEEGVQGAWRFTQRVWRLLNEAEPRLAAADAKVPATFSTPAQGLRRAAHKGLAAVAEEIEGLRFNRAIAAVYEFANALQAALQDKSAAGDESFGFALREASLFFVHMINPIMPHLAEEGFSLLGYNTLLANEPWPEVERSLLVDDTVTIAVQVNGKRRDEIVVPRNADRADLEAAALRLESVARAVDGRPIKKVIVVPERIVNVVA from the coding sequence ATGGCACAGGAACGCTACAACGCGCCGGAGCGCGAGAAACATTGGCAGGGGATTTGGGAAGAGCAACAGACTTTTCTCACCTCCACCGATCGCTCCAGGCCTAAATATTACGTGCTGGAGATGTTCCCCTACCCGTCCGGCCGCATCCATGTGGGCCACGTCCGCAACTACACGATGGGCGATGTCGTGGCGCGCTACAAGCGGGCGCGGGGCTTTAATGTGCTGCATCCCTTCGGGTGGGACGCGTTCGGTCTCCCGGCGGAGAACGCCGCCATCCAGAAGGGCATAAACCCGCGCGAATGGACCTACGAGAACATCGAAGCCATGCGCACGCAGTTGAAGCGTATAGGCCTGTCGCTCGACTGGACGCGCGAATTCGCCACCTGCGACCCCGAATATTACCATCAGCAGCAGCGCATCTTTCTCGCCTTCCGTGAGAAGGGGCTCGTCTACCGCAAGAAGAGCAAGGTGAACTGGGACCCGGTCGATCACACCGTGCTCGCGAACGAGCAGGTTATCGACGGTCGCGGCTGGCGCTCTGGCGCGCTCGTCGAGCAGAAAGAGCTGGCGCAATGGTTCTTCAAGATCACGCACTACGCTGACGATTTGCTCGATGGCCTCGATACGCTCGACAAGTGGCCCGACAAGGTGCGCCTCATGCAGCGGAACTGGATCGGCAAGAGCCAGGGCCTGCTCATGCGCTTCAACCTGTCCGGCGAAAAGGTGCCCGCCGATTTCGGAAGCGTGCAGGTATTCACCACGCGGCCCGACACGATCTTCGGCGCGAGCTTCATCGGCATCTCGCCCGAGCATCCGCTCGCGAAGGAACTCGCAAAGACGGACGCGAATCTCGCCGATTTCATCGAGGATTGTCGGCGCATCGGCACTGCGCAGGAGGACATCGACCGCGCGGAGAAGAAGGGCTACGACACCGGCATCGTGGCGGCGCATCCGTTCCGCTCCACCACCAAGCTGCCGGTCTATGTCGCGAACTTCATCCTGATGGACTACGGTACGGGCGCGATCTTCGGCTGCCCCGCGCATGACCAGCGCGACCTCGACTTCGCGCGGAAATATAATCTCAAGGTGAAGGCCGTTGTCATTCCGGACGACGCCGACCCGGCCGAGTTCAAGGTCGGCGACGAGGCTTATACCGGGCCGGGGCGGCTGCAAAACTCCTCCTTCCTCAACGGCATGTCCGTGGAAGATGCGAAGGAGGAAGTCGCTCAGCGTCTCGCCAAGCGCAACATGGGCGAGAAGAAAACCAGCTTCCGCCTTCGCGACTGGGGCGTGTCGCGCCAGCGCTACTGGGGCTGTCCGATCCCGGTCATCCATTGCGACAAGTGCGGCGTCGTGCCGGTGCCGGACGAGGATCTGCCGGTGCGCCTGCCGGACGACGTTTCCTTCGACAAGCCCGGCAACCCGCTGGATCATCATCCCACGTGGAAGCACGTCAAATGCCCGACCTGTGGCGGCAAGGCGACGCGGGAAACGGATACGTTCGACACCTTCGTGGATAGTTCGTGGTATTTCGCGCGCTTTACCGCGCCGCATGCCGCCGAGCCGGTGGAAAGCGCGCAGGCGGACTATTGGCTGCCCGTCGATCAGTATATCGGCGGCGTGGAGCACGCGATCCTGCATCTTCTCTATGCGCGGTTCTTCACGCGAGCGATGAAGGATTGCGGCTATCTTGGGCTTGCTGAGCCGTTCAATGCGCTATTCACGCAAGGCATGGTGCTGCACGAAACCTATTTCGACGAGAAGCAGAACTGGCTCGCCCCCGACGAGGTCAAGATCGAAACCGAGAACGGCGCGCGCAAGGCGTTCCGCATCGACGGCGGACAGGAGCCGATCAGCATCGGCAGCATCGAAAAGATGTCGAAGTCCAAGAAGAACACCATCGATCCCGACGTCTTCACGCAGCATTACGGCGCGGATGTTGCGCGCTGGTTCGTGCTGTCCGACAGCCCGCCGGAGCGCGATGTCGTCTGGACCGAGGAAGGCGTGCAGGGCGCGTGGCGGTTCACGCAGCGCGTCTGGCGGCTTTTGAACGAGGCGGAGCCGAGGCTTGCTGCGGCCGATGCGAAGGTGCCCGCTACGTTCTCCACGCCAGCGCAAGGGTTGCGCCGCGCCGCGCACAAGGGCCTCGCCGCCGTCGCGGAGGAGATCGAGGGGCTGCGCTTCAACCGTGCCATCGCGGCGGTCTACGAGTTCGCGAATGCGTTGCAGGCCGCGCTTCAGGACAAGAGCGCGGCGGGAGACGAGAGCTTCGGCTTCGCGCTGCGCGAGGCGAGCCTCTTCTTCGTGCACATGATCAACCCGATCATGCCGCACCTCGCCGAAGAGGGCTTTTCGCTGCTTGGCTACAACACGCTTCTCGCAAACGAACCTTGGCCGGAGGTTGAGCGAAGCTTGCTCGTTGACGATACCGTAACCATTGCCGTACAGGTGAACGGGAAACGCCGTGACGAGATCGTCGTGCCGCGCAACGCGGATCGCGCGGACCTCGAAGCGGCGGCGCTTCGCCTCGAAAGCGTCGCTCGGGCAGTGGACGGTAGGCCGATCAAAAAGGTGATCGTGGTTCCCGAAAGGATTGTCAATGTCGTGGCTTGA
- the holA gene encoding DNA polymerase III subunit delta — translation MVAPGAASLTKFLAAPPPAIGGFLFYGSDALQIAARAEALSRALLKKLGPDAELARLHDTDLAADPDRVIVELTTRSLFGGTRIVWLTSLPAKAQAIVQDAIARPFDGAFLIAQAPDMKKSHKLAQSFEAAPYLAAIACYGEDRDSVVAGIRHQAAEAGYEIDGEAAALVAARCDCSALLARAETEKLITYAGEDRCITAAQVEDCLNDQQTAGLSDIVDAALDGDGRKAILAFERYMAAEANVSPVFVVLASSLLRLHALRAAVDAGASPMQAIKELRPPVFFKQQDALAAQVRKWTVPALAARLGDLNAALRDTRLKPALAEDIAARFLLTVAKEARAASRR, via the coding sequence ATGGTCGCGCCAGGCGCCGCATCGCTCACCAAATTCCTCGCCGCTCCGCCGCCCGCGATAGGCGGCTTCCTGTTCTACGGCTCGGACGCGCTCCAGATCGCCGCGCGTGCCGAAGCCCTTAGCCGCGCGCTCCTGAAAAAGCTCGGTCCCGACGCCGAACTCGCCCGCTTGCACGACACCGACCTCGCAGCCGATCCCGACCGCGTCATAGTGGAACTGACCACGCGTTCGCTGTTCGGCGGAACGCGCATCGTCTGGCTGACGTCGCTACCAGCAAAGGCGCAGGCGATTGTGCAGGATGCCATCGCGCGGCCTTTCGACGGCGCCTTCCTCATCGCGCAAGCGCCGGATATGAAGAAGAGCCACAAGCTTGCGCAGAGCTTCGAGGCCGCGCCGTATCTCGCGGCGATCGCGTGCTATGGCGAAGATCGCGACAGCGTCGTCGCGGGGATCCGCCATCAGGCCGCCGAGGCCGGTTACGAGATCGATGGCGAAGCGGCGGCGCTCGTGGCGGCGCGCTGCGATTGTTCGGCGTTGCTCGCGCGCGCCGAAACCGAGAAACTCATCACCTATGCCGGAGAAGATCGCTGCATTACCGCCGCGCAGGTTGAAGACTGCTTGAACGATCAGCAGACCGCGGGCCTGTCCGACATCGTGGACGCGGCGCTTGACGGCGACGGCCGCAAGGCGATCCTAGCGTTCGAGCGCTATATGGCGGCGGAGGCGAATGTGTCGCCCGTCTTCGTGGTGCTCGCGTCGAGCCTGCTCCGTCTGCACGCGCTGCGCGCCGCCGTCGATGCGGGCGCTTCGCCGATGCAGGCCATCAAGGAGCTGCGACCGCCGGTGTTTTTCAAACAGCAGGATGCGCTCGCGGCCCAGGTGCGCAAATGGACGGTGCCTGCGTTGGCGGCGCGACTTGGCGACCTCAATGCCGCGCTGCGCGACACGCGCCTGAAGCCCGCGCTTGCCGAGGATATCGCCGCGCGCTTTCTGCTCACCGTCGCGAAGGAAGCGCGCGCCGCAAGCCGCCGATAG